Genomic DNA from Mastomys coucha isolate ucsf_1 unplaced genomic scaffold, UCSF_Mcou_1 pScaffold16, whole genome shotgun sequence:
GACATCTGTTGGAGCCAGGGATCCACAGCTCAGAGTAGGTGATTGGTTAGCTGAGACCCTGTGACCCACTTTGAATGACAGGATAGGTGGGAGGGGCCAAGCTGCCCTGCTGTCTCCCTTTTGCTTCAAGTCTTAAGTGAGCTTCTAAAACTGAGCAAGTGAAAGAGGGTGCAGAACTGCTTGGCACATATGGCCCCTTGGGCATCCAGGTTCCTGGACAGAGCTCTGTCCTGGTTGttagagggatggagggatggagtttGGTGTTACCTTTGGGCAATATGCCATCTGATGAGGTACAGTCCTGAGAGGTCTCTGGGAGTGCAGGAGATAGACTCAGGGATCCATCCAAAGGacaggggatggggatggagaaaGCCTAAGGGAATCCTTAGCCAGAGCCATGCTCCCCTGGGGTGCCATCATGACATTCTTGGATGGCTCAGGTGCCTCTCAGGGGACCTTGGAAGTGAAGAAGAGTTCTAGGGGTTAGGATTAGGCTGAGGTGACAGGGAAAGAGGGAGCTGAGACAGATCATGGTCAAATGAGAGCCAGGTCTGAGAGCCTGCAGCCCTAAAGCCGACCATTCCTGAGTACCTACTAGTGTCAGGGCTGAGGGTAAAAAGGTGACTCCAATATCGCCTCTGCCTTTCAACTACTCCAAGAGCTGAAATACCTCATTACTGAAGGAAAAGATGCGTGTGAACATCTGTGGGTTATAGCGGAAGGCACAATCCCACACTGAGCACATGCAGAGAAGTCAGGTTTCCTGAGGACATTGGCTGCCAGTCACCAGCATCAGCCAGCTGTCCTCTACAGGGTGGGTGAGGGTGGAGCTAGTCCTTGAGAACAGAGAATGGGTGAGGAGATTTGGTGCCCTGTCTCTCTTTTCCCTGGGGAGGGAGGCTCTTAGGAGCGAACAGAGAGGGAGCCTCTCCCTTGTCCCTCATTCGTTATAGTCCTTAACCCAAaacctttccctcctcccagttTGGCAACAATCCCTTCTCTTCCCTGGCCGGGAACTCCGACAACTCATCCTCCCAACCTCTTCGGACTGAGAATCGAGAGCCCCTCCCTAACCCCTGGAGCCCCTCGCCCCCCACCTCCCAGGCCCCCGGGTCCGGTGGGGAGGGCACCGGAGGATCGGGGACCAGCCAGGTGCACCCGACAGTCTCGAACCCCTTTGGGATCAATGCGGCTAGCCTGGGGTCAGGTATGTCCTAGGGTGGAAGGAGCTTAGTGGGGTCACACCAGGGCAGCCCTTCTGCCCCAGGACTGAGTGGGGTCCACACTGCTCCAGTGATTTGAAAACAGGTGAGACTGAATTAAAGCTAGAGAAGGAAGGGCTCAGCAGCCTGGGGTAGTAGTCCTCCCTTTACAGGAGGAAGATGTGTCTAACCACaccccatatcccctaaagaccTAAGTGATGGCTCAGGAATAAATCAGGCCACGCCTCCCAGCTCCATGAACCTGTCTGGTACCATCCAGTGTAAATGGGTCAGAGTGGGAGATGAGGATTAGGGGGAGGGGTTGCAGAATAATCAGGACACATCCAGAGATGGCAGCTGTGATGTCAGAAGAGAAAGATGTGCAGGGTGAATACACACGGCTAAGCCCCAGGGGATTCTCTGCACTGTGACAGGACAATGGGACAGGCTCCGGTTCCCTGATCTCCGTGCACTCTGGGAGATACTCTAATTGGGAaagtcttttctttccccttaacACGGTTCCTTATTTCCTAAGGGAGGACTTGTTCTTGATCTGTGGCTTAAACACTATCTAAGCATTGGGGGATCTGGACCATCTCCAGGAGAGGGGAGAACCAAACGGCAGCTCCATGTCTCCTGTCCAGGCTTCAGCTGCACCACTGCAGTACCTGAGTGAGGTTGGGGTTGTGAAGCAGGCATCTGCTGCTAAGGCAGGTTTAAAAGCCATTGCTTTCCATGGCATTTAGCTCTTTCCAGCTCATACTGTGTCTGAGCTCATTGTGGGCACAGTCCAAAGGCCATAACTCAGACTTGGTTTCTAGCCAGTTAGCCCTTAGCCAAATTGATGGGACAAGTCCAGGATAAATCAGGTTAAGCTAACCTCGGAGCACGGAGCACTTGGCCCCACATCATGGCACTGGGTGCCTATTTGACCATGACCACCCAGTGTCTGAAGTAAGGTAGATTGAGTGAGGTGTCTGGTTTCCATTTGGacccctttcttcctgttttgtctctgcctctttgttcTAGGGATGTTCAACAGCCCAGAAATGCAGGCGCTCCTCCAGCAGATTTCTGAAAACCCGCAGCTGATGCAGAATGTCATCTCAGCCCCTTACATGCGTACCATGATGCAGACGCTCGCCCAGAACCCTGACTTTGCTGCTCAGGTGTGAAACTGCTGAAGGAAGTGCTTCTGGGGCAAGGGTTCCCACGAGGGAGCAGTTTGCACTGGCACTGAAGCATTCTGGGGCCAGACTGCCTAGGTTCATGCTCCATTCAGCCATGTGAGCTAAGCAAGTTTAACCTCCCTGTCTCTGCCACAGCTCCTTCCCTGCTGGGATGGAGGACTGCAGGAGCTTGAGCATGGGACACCCTGTAGGTTTGAAGTGGTAGCTTATGTGACTGTCAGAGGCAGCCTGACTCCTGCTCAGCACATAGGCCCATTTCTTGTCACTGCCCCACACGGGCTTTTGTGGAGCACTTTGAGATTTCTTGAAGGGCTGGTCAGATTCCCTGCAGTAGCTGGAGTGCTGAGGAGGGTCCGCTGCTGTGGGGAACTTCCCAGGGTTGGATGACCCAGGCCTCCCTGCCCCCTTCACACTTGCAGATGATGGTGAATGTGCCGCTGTTTGCAGGGAATCCACAACTTCAGGAGCAGCTCCGCCTGCAGCTCCCTGTATTTCTGCAGCAGGTGAGTGAGGTTCACAGAGGGGGAGCCCCATGGCCAGAGTTAAGGCCCCAGGTGTAGCTTACTGGCTCTTTTCCTGCTTCTCCTGGGGTTCTCTGCTTGTTTCCCAACAGATGCAGAACCCAGAgtctctctccatcctcaccAATCCCCGGGCCATGCAGGCCTTGCTGCAGATCCAGCAGGGACTACAGACCCTTCAGACTGAAGCCCCTGGGCTGGTACCCAGGTAAGGAGCGTCGGTGGGCacgtttctctttctctctttaacacacacacacaccattgtacCTTGGGCTGGGTCTGCTTttcagcccaggctagcctcaaacttggggTCCTCTTATCTGAACCTCCCAAATGCTCAGATGACAAGTGCTGCCCTCCACGTCCATTTCCCACCGGGTTCTGCACTGCTATTTCCTAACTCTTATTCTTTTCCTGCCCAGCCTTGGCTCCTTTGGGACACCCCGGACCTCAGTACCTCTGGCAGGCAGCAACTCTGGATCTTCGGCTGAGGCCCCCACTTCTTCCCCGGGCATGCCAGCCACATCTCCTCCCAGTACGGGTTCCAATGCCCAGCAACAACTCATGCAGCAGATGATCCAGTTTTTGTCTGGAAGTGGGAACTCCCAGGTACACAGGGCGATTGCCCCCTGAGCATTGTCAAGGGCAGTCTTGCAGTACAGGCAGCAACACAGGCCTCGCAGGAGGCAGATGTGGCTGTAGGACATGGTCCACCACTCACATTAGCTTCGGCCAAATGTCCTCAAGTGGGGTTTCtgcagattgttttttttttttctttttggtttttcgagacagggtttctctgtgtagtcctgggtgtcctggaactcactctgtagaccaggctgacttcaaactcagaaatccgcctgcctctgcttcccaagtgctgggattaaaggcatgtaccaccaccgcccacctTCTGCAgatctttttgtttaaaatttttttcaagacagagtttctctgtgtagccctgcctgtcctccaACTCACtctgctggccttaaactcagagatccgcctgcctcttcctcctgagtgctgggattaaagacatgtgccaccacagctaaGTGGTTTGTATAGCTTTAAAGTAGGGTAAGAATAGTGGCAGTGCTCAGCCCATGCTTGGTACCATGTTGTCACAGGATCAGTGTCAATACTGATGGGGAAAGCCTGGGACGAAGAGGTTAGTTAACTGGCTGCTCACTCAAATGGATAGTGAAAAGGGAAGGCCAGGACTTTAGGTAGGCACAAGGTGGCTTGGCATCTCTGACCTCTGCCTCTGTGACTCTTCTGGAAACTTCTGGACTATTCTACAAACACTTGTAAATTCTAGGAAAGCTGAGCCAGGTTGATCTCCAAGGCTCATCCAGTCCAAATTCTGAGATAGAGAAACAGCAGTAAGCACCAGGAAGGGCTCTGACTCGGTAGGGCCTGTGAGGCCCTAGGCAATGTCACACTTCCCTGTAGCCATAGTCAGGTAGGCAGTGAGCCCTGCCCTTCCTCTTGTTCATCATGACCTCTTGCTCATGATCAAGCCTGGTGCTTGCCAAACATCCCACAGGAAAGCATTCCCAGGAGGTATTTATAGGACTATGTGGGAAAGAAAAGGCTCATGTTCTGTTAATCATTTTATTCCTCACAgcgggttaaaaaaaaaatcacacatgttCTTCTTTCCTGGGCCTGCCTCTCCTCTGACCTTTCCTTTGACACTAGTGTGAAGAATGTCAGGAGGGGCGTGGTTAGCAGACAGCCTGTCTGATTGTTGCTCCACTCTGGGCTGTATGTTtgtgcttgcacatgtgcatgctacATACCCAGCCCAgcattagaatttttaaattttttgcttcttagtttttttgagataggtttttctATAtaatagtcctggttgtcctggaactcaatttgtagaccaggctagccttgaagtcagagatctgcctacttctgcctcctgagtgttgggactaaaagtgtgtggcaccatgcccagcctcttggatttttaatttttattttatatctatcagtgttttgcctgcatgtatgtctgggtacaaagtgtgtgcctagtgcccacagaggccagaagaggtgtcagatccctggaaactggagttacagacagttgtgagcctccatgatcctgggtctctggcagagtaaccagtgctcttaaccaaatCTCCACCCCAGCATCGGTCTTTTGAAGCATCTCTTAACATCTGGAAAGCATTTAGGAACAAGCTGACGTAGGTCTACCAGGGACTTGGAAAGTTTAACCAAAATATTGTCTGTCTTATGGTTACAGTTATTTACTAACTTGGGAAGTAGGCGCCCTGTCCTTCACTGGCAGCTCACTTTTCCTCACTGCAAGCATGAGGTGCTGGAGTGAAGGGGGGCAGATAGGCCAGCGGGATGACACGAAAGTGGATTCAAGGGTCATCCTTGATTATGGTAAATTAGGAACCTACTGATATTATATAAACACTTAAATTCAAACTGTTCCTGTAGGAGGCAGGCATAgtgttcacacctgtaatcctagcactcaggaggctaaggcaggagaattgcaaattctagggcagcctgagctacataacaaaacattctcaaaaaggaaggaaggaagaaaggggctaGCCTGAGAATAGGTCCATGCTCATTTGTCAAGTCCTGCCTCCTCCAGGTGCCAATGCCAGAAGTGAGATTTCAACAGCAGCTGGAACAACTCAACTCCATGGGCTTTATCAACCGTGAGGCCAACCTACAGGCCCTAATCGCCACAGGAGGGGACATCAATGCCGCTATTGAAAGACTCCTGGGCTCCCAGCTCTCCTGATCCCTTGGCCCGTGCCTCCTGCCTTCCCCACCTCTCAGTGCCAGCCTTTGGCTCCTCTGTCAAGCCCTACCTTCCATGACCTGTCTTCTTTGACCCCTATGAACAGAACAGCAGGGTGACTTCCAAGGCGTGTGCCCAACCCAAAGCCCTGTCCAAGGATTTTGATTTGTTTGCTGTCTCATGAAATCTCTCCTGGTCGTCTTGGAGCAGAGCTATCTAGTGTGCACAGTGTGTCAGTTGGCCACACCTCCTTACCCACAAGTACCTTGGCAACATGCATTCTTCTCCAAGGGACTGAGAGGAGGACCCCACCTGGTTAACCGGAAGTCTTCCATCGGTATCACTAGAGTTTAGCTTGCCTTACATGACTTctactttcctcctctctccctcacctcAGCCCAATCAGTTTGAATTTCACTCTTTGGCCAGGTGCTGGTGAAACTTTTTCTCTACCCCTATACTGGTTCATCCAGCACTTTTTCGTGGGCTCCCTTTGGAACTCTGAGGCAGGGGAGAAAAGACACCTGTCCTCGTCCTGTCTGAAGGGAGCAGTGAGTGGGCACTCTGGGCAAGATTATCAAGATCAAACAAGACCAGTGGGGACTGGTGCTCCAGAACAACCGCTGAGAGGTCTCGGAAGCAGGAGCTGGGCAGACAGCCTGAGCAGAGGGCTTGGAAGTCAGGAGTTGACAGAGTCTAGGAAGACCAATAGATTTCATGGTGGAGAAGCCAGGCTCAGGCCTGTCAGAAGAGAGACCAATGGACTTTGAACCGAAGAAAGGAGCTCAACAAAGCTGAACCGTGTGACCCACAAGGAACCAGATTAGCTCCATTGTTCCCAAACATACGTGCGTTCACATGCATATTCCCATGAGCCCAGGCTTCAAACTCCGGTATTCtgaccccctcccccttccagaagatctgactgGGTTTCTTGGCATTGTAGAAAATCTGTATATGCGCATACATGCAAGCTGCTGAGGTGTGTGATCTTTGTTGGTTTCTGGTTCACAACTTTGTCAGCAGAGAGGAGTGGATACAAGGGCCAATCTAGTGGAAGAATAGCATTGAGGGAGCTGGGTCCCCAGGCCTCTGTGTATTGGGTAACCAGAAAACATTGAGTAATTCTAGTGCTAATGGCTCTGAGTGGTACCCTGGCCACCATTGCTTCCTTGGTGAAATAGTAGTGAGGTTTCTCCTCCAGAGCTCCCGCCTTTTGTGCTTTGCCGGTTCTGTCTAAGAAAGTTCCATTTGAGGAGAGGTGAGGGGCAGATGCCTTTGGTATGGAATAGGGCTTTGCTCAACTGGAGTACCGAGGAAACCACACCACATTGTCTCCGCTGTGTGGTCCAGGTTATGAAGGACCCCTGGCTGAGAGACAGAGGTAAGAAAAGGCATCCTGCTGTAGGGAAGGGTCCCAGGCAGTCCAGACatgccttcccctctctctcccaacaCCCACCCTGgcctttgtaaataaataatgtgatttttgttgtgagattatattggtgttttgtctgtttggtttttttcctgaGGGAGGAATCATGCTGAAGACATACCACTGTCTGTCTTGAGTTGGGTTTGGTGTTCTGAGAGGGTGtccctgaagaccaagctggcctagaacttgcagcAGCCGTCTGCCTCAGTGGCCAGGGGATGGGATTGAAGGCTGAGCTGCCACGCTTGCCTTATCTCTTTGGCAATGGAGCTATCTGTAGTGTCTGGTGATGTAAGAATGTGCcatacagccgggcggtggtagcccacgcctttaatcccagcacttgggaggcagaggcaggtggatttctgagttcgaggccagcctggtctacagagtgagttccaggacagccaaggctacacagagaaaccctgtctcgaaaaaccaaaaaaaaaaaaaagtagtagccTTGATACATGTAGCACTTAAGCTAAGTGAGTGGAGTGAGAGTTAGCCAGCCATGTTCTGCAGCATGCCAACCTATTCAGTGAGTCCTTAACCTGAGCTTAGATTGAGAGGCCAGTATTAGTGTCTGCTCAGtaaaaggaaacaaagctctGCAAGAAGTGGCCTACATCCTAGACCTGGTAAGTCTTAGTGCAGGCTGAGCATGGTGGAGTGtgcctacaatcctagcactccagaagcTGAGACAAGGCTTGGGCAAAGTAAAACCCATTTTCCAGATAGGGGAAGGAGGGACCGGAGATACAAAAGGCCCTACGTCTAATTCTGGGTGCTGGAGGGAGAGGAACTGGGGTTTTTGGAGAGATGATTGATTGGAGACTGGGGCAAGTAGACTGGCCAGAGCATCTTTCAGGACATAAAATAAGGAAGTGATCTAAAACAGCAGCTCAGCCACTAAGAGCACAGGGCTGTTCTTCTACCTctagattcagttcccaacacacaCGTGGCAACttagccatctgtaacttcagtcccaggggatcctaaactctcttctggcttcctcaggtacTGCACATATGTGGAACACTAACACACATATAGGCAAATGGTGCAGGATTTTAACCCACCAACTCGCCACAGTGCCAGACCACTCTTCCGTACTCCTGCAGGCCTACCAACACTATCAATAATACCACAATTTACAGGATggcaatacaataatttcagagccaattgacaatgataaaagctttattccaatatttctttcttttttttttttcttttcttttttttttgggggggtggaggggttgagacaaggtttctctgtatagccctggctgtcttggaactctgtagaccaggcctgcctctgcctcccaagtgctgggattaaaggcatgcctggcatatcccaatatttctaaccttgtgaaatcatagctacttgtaGCTGGTAAATGCCACACTGGTACACATCCAAAGCCATCTTGGTTCTcctctttaccctctgagccatttctccagccccacattgcattttttaaatgagttacaACAGATATAATACCTTAAACAAGAGCTGAGATATGTATACAGTATGtggtaataaaatataatcttaagTCTGTATCAATATAAAAAGTCCATAGCAAATGTAAAATATATGGCTTCTTAATGCTCTTTGGTCTAAAAATAgattcagggctggtgagatggctcagcgggtaagagcattgactgctcttgtgaaggtcctgagttcggatcccagcaaccacatggtagctcacaaccacccgcagtAAGATCTGACActatcttctggtgtgtctgaagaaggcTACAGCGagcactggagcgagcagggccagcagaggtcctgagttcaattcccagcagccacacacatgatggctcatggccatctgtacagctacagtgttctcagacacataaaataaatctttaaaaatagattcaataatctaccctttttttttttttaagtgagccttcatgtggttgttgggaattgaatttaggcagatgcgccagaagaggatggatggttgtgagccaccatgtggttgctgggaattgaactcaggacctttggaagagcagtcagtgctcttaccttctgagccatctctccagccctgtcttatCATTCCAGTATCCCCCTTTTCTTGttatcccttctcccctctttttccactaacactagataggagagaaagacagatacaggaaagaaaaagaaagagagaaataaatcccTGAATCTAACCGCCTTTGTTTCCCCCTGATCAAGACCATTAACAACTTGTGACGAACCCCCCTACCCAACCTCCCCCCCACACAAAGAACAATGCCAAACATCCATCTTCCTATGAACAACCAGTTTGGGGACATGGAGTGTTATCCTCTTAAAATTGACTCCTATTGTATGGAGGCAGCATTCTTTTTGGGGGGCCCTAAGAAAATTGGGATATTGGCCAAGTCCTAGGAAAGCTAGCTGCATcatttgttgtccagtctctgtgtgatGGGAAAGTTCAGGGCTTACCTGCAGTCCTAAATGGAACAGTTCCTGATGCTAGATAAGTTGGAGTCAGCCATTTTTAAGCTGTTCTTGAAGCAAGTGATGAAAGAGCTATCGAGACAGTCTGAGGTTAGATCAAGCAGGATGCTGGAATAAACATGACTCAGCACCTTGAGGGTGACTTTTGTCAGGGATGCTTCAACTTCACTGGTGTCTGCTTGTTTTTCTTCGTGAACATACAAGCTTTTAAAGGTTACACACATGTTTGCATTAACACACATATGGAATGTATAGTGTGTACACTTCATCTAAAGATGattctggccgggcggtggtggcgcacgcctttagtcccagcacttgggaggcagaggcaggtggatttctgNNNNNNNNNNNNNNNNNNNNNNNNNNNNNNNNNNNNNNNNNNNNNNNNNNNNNNNNNNNNNNNNNNNNNNNNNNNNNNNNNNNNNNNNNNNNNNNNNNNNNNNNNaaaaaaaaaaaaaaaaaaaaaaagatgattctgTGCTTTATGTTCAACCATCCTGAATGAGTTCAGAATTTTCTATATGCAAAACAACTCTTTCTGCATATCAAGAGTCAGTAACTATATTAAGAGGTTCAGAAAAATCTTGTAATACTATAGGGATGTCATGTAGCTCTGATTTTTTAACTGAATCATATGGACTTtgaattagtttatttatatttcctgaCTTATAACCTGCCTGTTCTGATTTATTTACATCAGTTTAGAATGCAAGGGCTCCAGAAATCGGTGAGATTGGTGAGCCTATTAAACTAAGGCTGCTTGCTTTTGAGGTATTTGTTGTTCATCTCTCCCAAAAATTTATTGCAAACTCTTTGCCAATGTTCATTTTCTGCCCGTAATGAAGCAATTTAAGCATTATTAAAGGGTATCACCATTTCTGCTAGGTCTATCCCTATTATTTGATGAAATCTCATTTTTCCCTTTAGAATCAATTCAGAAAACTTTTTTATattggtttttaattt
This window encodes:
- the Ubqln4 gene encoding ubiquilin-4; the protein is MAEPSGAETRPQIRVTVKTPKDKEEIVICDQASVKEFKEEISRRFKAQQDQLVLIFAGKILKDGDTLNQHGIKDGLTVHLVIKTPQKAQDPVTAAASPPSTPDSASAPSTTPASPAAPVQPCGSGNTTSDAGSGGGPSPVASEGPSSATASILSGFGGILGLGSLGLGSANFMELQQQMQRQLMSNPEMLSQIMGNPLVQDMMSNPDLMRHMIMANPQMQQLMERNPEISHMLNNPELMRQTMELARNPAMMQEMMRNQDRALSNLESVPGGYNALRRMYTDIQEPMFTAAREQFGNNPFSSLAGNSDNSSSQPLRTENREPLPNPWSPSPPTSQAPGSGGEGTGGSGTSQVHPTVSNPFGINAASLGSGMFNSPEMQALLQQISENPQLMQNVISAPYMRTMMQTLAQNPDFAAQMMVNVPLFAGNPQLQEQLRLQLPVFLQQMQNPESLSILTNPRAMQALLQIQQGLQTLQTEAPGLVPSLGSFGTPRTSVPLAGSNSGSSAEAPTSSPGMPATSPPSTGSNAQQQLMQQMIQFLSGSGNSQVPMPEVRFQQQLEQLNSMGFINREANLQALIATGGDINAAIERLLGSQLS